A genomic region of Nostoc sp. UHCC 0702 contains the following coding sequences:
- a CDS encoding DUF1822 family protein — MTFIYTEPTELLLEVIPSVRSQSWQNSQIYGTPHSRWCAYINQICLDVVLTWIKNEYLPDAAVCHKTGVTPSFWEFINGVSICFGEQKILLVPSEAIDDNELEVPQEWVDIPSWAADYYLAVKITNNEELVRVWGFTTHEELKSQGKYDPVDRTYCLDAQHITKDISAFFLTYEYCRDAQSKQAIASLPTLAATQAESLVQRLGNPAVTFPRLAVSFAIWAALLENAQWRQKLYQYRQKTATISLTQWLNGIFSPQWQPLEAFFESSSDNNTLALRNYFPVKEATIKQAKLIDLGMQLQSTGVVLLIALVPDADRQFISVRVQLHPAGQEFYLPANIKLALLSQFGEVLQEVQARIQDNFVQLLRFDVETGETFNIQIELNNFQLTENFIV; from the coding sequence ATGACATTTATTTATACAGAACCAACGGAGTTATTATTAGAGGTTATACCTTCTGTGCGATCGCAGTCTTGGCAAAACAGCCAGATTTATGGAACTCCTCACAGTCGCTGGTGTGCCTATATCAATCAAATTTGCCTTGATGTTGTTTTAACTTGGATCAAAAATGAATATCTACCTGATGCAGCAGTTTGTCACAAAACTGGTGTCACACCTAGTTTTTGGGAGTTCATCAATGGAGTCAGTATTTGTTTTGGTGAGCAAAAAATCCTCCTAGTTCCTAGTGAGGCCATTGACGACAACGAATTAGAAGTACCCCAAGAATGGGTAGACATTCCCAGTTGGGCAGCAGATTATTATTTAGCGGTAAAAATTACAAATAATGAAGAGTTGGTGCGAGTGTGGGGTTTCACAACCCATGAGGAATTAAAATCACAAGGTAAGTATGATCCTGTTGACCGTACTTACTGTTTAGATGCACAGCACATTACAAAAGATATTAGTGCTTTCTTTTTGACTTATGAATATTGTCGAGATGCACAAAGCAAACAAGCGATCGCCTCACTACCAACATTAGCAGCAACTCAAGCAGAAAGTCTTGTGCAACGCTTGGGTAATCCCGCTGTCACATTTCCCAGACTCGCTGTGTCATTTGCAATTTGGGCAGCACTTTTAGAGAATGCACAGTGGCGACAAAAGCTGTATCAATATCGACAAAAGACAGCTACAATCAGTCTCACTCAATGGTTAAACGGGATTTTCTCCCCACAATGGCAGCCTTTAGAAGCATTTTTTGAGTCAAGCAGTGACAACAATACTTTAGCACTGAGAAATTATTTTCCAGTCAAAGAGGCCACTATCAAGCAAGCTAAACTCATCGACTTAGGAATGCAACTGCAATCAACTGGTGTCGTCTTATTGATTGCACTTGTACCTGATGCAGATAGACAATTTATTAGTGTACGGGTACAGTTGCATCCAGCTGGTCAAGAATTTTATTTACCCGCAAATATTAAGCTGGCTTTGCTATCACAGTTTGGAGAAGTGCTACAAGAAGTGCAGGCGAGAATTCAGGATAATTTTGTGCAACTGCTGCGCTTTGACGTGGAAACAGGAGAAACCTTTAATATTCAAATTGAACTAAATAACTTTCAACTTACAGAAAATTTCATAGTTTAA
- a CDS encoding nitrate/sulfonate/bicarbonate ABC transporter ATP-binding protein yields the protein MVFNKATEHLIALTSVRKSYQQPNGQQIVILENINLELRSGEIVALLGPSGSGKSTLMRIIAGLIPPSQGEVSYHNRPLVGLNPGVAIVFQSFALYPWLTVLENVELGLKAKGEPPDSRRQKALQMIDIIGLDGFENAYPKELSGGMRQRVGFARALAVEPELLCMDEPFSALDVLTAENLRFELLDLWLERRIPTKAVLIVTHGIEEAVIMADRIIVLGRNPGRIRADLPVTLPHYRDRKHPSFQALVDQVYTIITNPELETIELPTTTSVETSIPQPKYQSLPAVRIGSVAGLLELLEDRQEKDLYRLAQELQLEVDDILPIVEAAKLMDFVELAEGDISLKPIAQEFINGGIDERKQIVRSQLLTHIRLVQQIYRLLEAKNNQRIPEELVLDILESHFSPQEAERQLQTVVDWGRYAEIYGYNEPSGQIFLEQVVNGQ from the coding sequence GTGGTATTCAACAAAGCAACCGAACACCTGATTGCTCTTACAAGTGTCAGAAAATCTTATCAGCAACCTAACGGACAGCAAATTGTCATTTTAGAAAATATCAATCTGGAGTTGCGTTCGGGGGAAATAGTGGCGTTGCTGGGGCCTTCGGGTTCAGGAAAATCTACTTTAATGCGGATAATTGCTGGGTTAATTCCTCCCAGTCAAGGTGAAGTTTCATATCATAATCGTCCTCTAGTTGGTTTAAATCCTGGGGTAGCAATTGTTTTTCAAAGTTTTGCTCTTTATCCTTGGTTAACTGTATTAGAGAATGTAGAACTCGGTTTAAAGGCTAAAGGAGAACCCCCAGACTCTCGCCGGCAAAAGGCGCTACAGATGATTGATATTATTGGTTTGGATGGGTTTGAAAATGCCTATCCCAAAGAGCTTTCTGGAGGAATGCGTCAGCGAGTTGGATTTGCTAGGGCGTTGGCTGTAGAACCAGAACTGTTATGTATGGATGAGCCGTTTTCGGCGTTGGATGTACTGACAGCAGAAAACTTGCGATTTGAGTTATTAGATTTGTGGTTAGAACGTCGCATACCCACCAAAGCCGTTTTAATTGTCACCCACGGCATTGAAGAAGCGGTAATTATGGCAGATCGGATTATTGTTTTAGGACGTAATCCTGGGAGAATCCGGGCTGATTTACCTGTGACTTTACCCCATTACCGCGATCGCAAACACCCAAGTTTTCAAGCCCTAGTAGATCAAGTTTACACAATCATCACTAATCCTGAACTAGAAACAATTGAGCTACCCACGACTACCTCTGTAGAAACTTCAATACCACAACCAAAATATCAGTCTTTACCAGCCGTGCGAATTGGTTCGGTTGCAGGTCTTTTAGAACTATTAGAAGACCGTCAAGAAAAAGACTTATATCGGCTTGCCCAAGAATTACAACTAGAAGTAGATGATATTTTACCAATTGTAGAAGCTGCAAAATTAATGGATTTTGTAGAACTTGCAGAAGGCGATATTAGCTTAAAACCAATCGCGCAAGAATTTATCAATGGTGGTATTGATGAACGTAAACAAATTGTGCGATCGCAACTTCTAACTCATATTCGCTTAGTACAACAAATTTATCGTCTTCTCGAAGCAAAAAATAATCAACGCATTCCAGAAGAACTGGTTTTAGATATCCTAGAATCTCACTTTAGCCCACAAGAAGCCGAGCGACAATTACAAACCGTGGTTGATTGGGGTCGTTACGCTGAAATATACGGCTACAATGAGCCATCTGGCCAAATATTTTTAGAGCAAGTTGTTAATGGTCAATAG
- a CDS encoding sigma-70 family RNA polymerase sigma factor, which produces MRPRQEIVETFSTFAQLENDKFSKWLTDVRLRRSMENCLQNSPDTKKLVEDAVTEYFWSLYWYKIWRLNSQLSNLAKQHLSAYLQESCYWAAEKILARFTINQYGLADYFQMGITEVEKILEGYNPEKNSSLKNYASMAFPSRLKDILRQTKEADICTNWGLLRKVSKKVVLSALDRAGLSLTQISQYRLAWTCFRMLYLQNQLSSNQKLPEPNRQLWTDIANLYNSERHSQVNTPGSDCSPEVIQGWLTKTAIYVRAYLYPSVASINIYNPEENTSQEFDIKDPLTESLIAEIIAQEEAQERKNKLSQINAVLLSAFAQLETQSRMIFELYYQQGMTQQQIIQELQISQPTVSRRLLKGRESLLAALINWSRQENIFVNANQIKDMSAALEEWLKMNYAQSGFRLS; this is translated from the coding sequence ATGCGTCCTCGCCAGGAAATTGTGGAAACTTTCTCTACTTTTGCTCAGTTGGAGAATGATAAGTTTAGCAAATGGTTGACAGATGTCAGGTTGCGCCGCAGCATGGAGAATTGTTTACAAAATTCTCCAGACACTAAAAAGCTGGTAGAGGATGCTGTTACAGAATATTTTTGGTCACTGTATTGGTACAAAATATGGCGGTTGAATTCTCAATTAAGCAACCTTGCCAAACAACATTTATCAGCCTATTTACAGGAAAGTTGTTATTGGGCTGCTGAAAAAATATTGGCTCGATTCACTATCAACCAGTACGGTTTGGCTGATTATTTCCAAATGGGCATCACAGAAGTTGAAAAAATCCTAGAAGGATATAACCCAGAAAAAAACTCTAGTTTAAAAAACTATGCCAGCATGGCATTTCCCAGTCGATTAAAAGATATTCTACGTCAAACCAAGGAAGCCGATATTTGTACAAACTGGGGTTTGTTACGCAAGGTAAGTAAAAAGGTAGTTTTGTCAGCGCTAGATCGTGCTGGCTTGTCTTTGACGCAGATATCCCAATATCGCCTAGCTTGGACTTGTTTTAGGATGTTGTACCTGCAAAACCAACTCAGCAGTAATCAAAAGCTACCAGAACCGAATCGGCAACTGTGGACAGATATTGCCAATCTTTATAATAGTGAACGACACAGCCAAGTAAATACCCCTGGTTCAGATTGCAGTCCAGAGGTAATACAGGGATGGCTAACCAAAACAGCTATTTATGTGCGTGCTTATCTTTATCCCAGTGTTGCTTCTATTAACATATACAACCCTGAAGAAAATACCAGCCAAGAGTTTGATATTAAAGACCCGTTAACTGAATCATTAATAGCAGAGATTATCGCCCAAGAAGAAGCTCAAGAGCGCAAAAATAAACTTTCTCAGATCAATGCTGTTTTGCTGTCAGCTTTTGCACAGTTGGAAACTCAATCTCGGATGATTTTTGAGCTTTACTACCAGCAGGGAATGACTCAGCAGCAAATTATCCAAGAATTGCAGATCAGCCAACCTACTGTTTCTCGTCGGTTACTCAAAGGTAGAGAATCATTGCTGGCGGCTTTAATCAATTGGAGTAGACAAGAGAATATTTTCGTAAATGCCAACCAAATAAAAGATATGAGTGCAGCTTTAGAAGAATGGTTGAAAATGAATTATGCTCAGTCTGGCTTTCGCTTATCATAA
- a CDS encoding ABC transporter permease subunit: protein MTRPLTPANKTLGRSNWTWQDGLLILLIVSLIVLIIRTGSQFTGAFEPELAISTNINALPGYTAQTLIRMGIAYFLSLIFTLLYAYTAYRFQIAERILIPMLDILQSIPVLSFLPGVVLALIALFPGQRIGVEVAAILLIFTGMTWNMTLSFYQSLQSIPRELLEAARVYRLNFWQCFWTLELPSGVIGLVWNSVMSVAGGWFFLIAIESFTLGNKDFRLPGLGSFLGTAANQGNLRAIFWGLLVLIGVIVATDFFVWRPLIAWAEKFKLEMVETENAPQSSVLDLLRRSPTLRAIGDRIVEPLQSAIDDSLIRSFPVRSVPLNAKGSLNLPSFFNWVFVSGFTLIVLWGTWEAVLLLRTLGWADWQQVIKGALLTALRVIIALILSLLWTVPVGVAIGRDRRLAQVLQPLVQIAASVPATALFPVLLLGLTRIAGGLQIGAIALMMLGTMWYILFNVIAGAQSIPSDLIEAAWVYKLSFWQRWRTLILPAIFPYLITGIITAVGGAWNASIVSEYVTFQGRIITTSGLGATISHATATGNFSLLLASTIVMSLLVVLTNRLIWRPLYNLAQEKYQLLV from the coding sequence ATGACTCGACCTCTCACTCCTGCTAACAAAACTCTGGGACGTAGCAATTGGACTTGGCAAGATGGATTGCTGATTCTCTTGATCGTGTCTTTAATTGTGTTAATTATCAGAACTGGTTCTCAATTCACTGGTGCTTTTGAACCGGAATTGGCAATTTCTACTAATATTAATGCTCTCCCAGGATATACAGCCCAAACTTTAATTCGTATGGGGATTGCTTACTTTTTATCCCTAATTTTTACTCTCTTGTATGCCTATACTGCTTATCGATTCCAAATTGCAGAACGAATTTTAATACCAATGTTGGATATCCTCCAATCGATTCCAGTATTATCTTTTTTACCAGGTGTTGTACTGGCTTTAATTGCCCTGTTTCCTGGTCAAAGAATCGGTGTAGAAGTAGCGGCTATCTTGCTAATTTTTACTGGAATGACTTGGAATATGACTTTAAGTTTTTACCAGTCTCTCCAAAGTATTCCGCGAGAATTACTAGAAGCAGCGCGAGTTTATCGGCTGAATTTCTGGCAATGCTTTTGGACATTAGAGTTACCATCTGGTGTGATTGGGTTAGTGTGGAACAGTGTAATGTCGGTGGCTGGGGGTTGGTTTTTTTTAATTGCTATTGAGTCATTTACTTTAGGAAATAAAGATTTTCGCTTGCCGGGATTAGGCTCTTTTTTAGGCACAGCAGCTAATCAAGGAAATTTAAGAGCGATATTTTGGGGCTTGCTGGTGTTGATTGGGGTGATTGTCGCAACTGATTTTTTTGTATGGCGGCCTTTGATTGCTTGGGCAGAAAAATTTAAGTTGGAAATGGTTGAGACGGAAAATGCACCCCAATCATCGGTGTTGGATCTTCTCAGGCGATCGCCTACTTTAAGAGCAATTGGCGATCGCATTGTTGAACCATTACAATCAGCCATAGACGACAGTTTAATTCGGTCGTTTCCTGTGCGTTCTGTACCTCTAAATGCCAAAGGTAGCCTCAACTTGCCGAGTTTTTTCAATTGGGTATTTGTTAGCGGCTTCACTTTAATTGTTTTGTGGGGTACTTGGGAAGCGGTATTGTTATTACGGACGTTGGGCTGGGCTGATTGGCAACAAGTAATCAAAGGTGCTTTATTAACGGCGTTGCGAGTAATAATTGCTTTGATATTATCACTGTTGTGGACTGTACCTGTGGGCGTAGCAATTGGACGCGATCGCCGACTAGCTCAAGTTTTGCAACCATTGGTACAAATCGCCGCTTCTGTGCCAGCAACAGCTTTATTTCCCGTGCTGCTGCTGGGTTTAACTCGCATTGCTGGCGGTTTGCAGATTGGGGCGATCGCTCTGATGATGCTAGGAACAATGTGGTATATCCTATTCAATGTCATTGCTGGGGCGCAGTCGATTCCCTCAGACCTCATCGAAGCAGCTTGGGTATATAAACTATCTTTTTGGCAACGCTGGCGCACTTTAATTTTACCTGCAATCTTTCCCTACCTAATTACTGGCATTATTACCGCCGTTGGTGGCGCTTGGAATGCCAGTATTGTCAGTGAATACGTTACATTTCAAGGGCGAATAATTACTACTTCTGGACTGGGGGCAACGATTTCTCATGCTACGGCTACAGGTAATTTCTCTCTGCTTTTAGCTTCGACAATAGTCATGTCTTTATTAGTCGTCTTGACCAATCGTTTGATTTGGCGGCCGCTTTACAATTTGGCTCAAGAAAAATATCAATTATTGGTTTAG
- a CDS encoding CHASE2 domain-containing protein — MDKLVVFSLLAGDLNQGFPAVTAQVWDHSRQYPMKFTSSLPPLPELPELYRRWHLVYKALHQRLIWRPRIKIHTSDITHVSVSEFGEISQKLQDLINKWLNSDPFQNLVQQLRTLLNKDEAIRVIFETNIHLLQRLPWHLWNFLDDYRYAEVALAPHEYTSPIIKDKLSTGKVKILAILGNSEGIDISKDRDLLQGLKDAETEFLVEPTRIEVNQQLWNHDWDILFFAGHSLSQPDGETGKIYINSTESLAIPQLKNALQNAIARGLKIAIFNSCDGIGLARDLGDLNIPQVIVMREPVPDLVAQEFLKNFLVAFAGGKLLYSAVREARERLQGWENDFPCASWLPVICQNPATPPVTWKELCGNYNDTSSIKSHILQKILTSCLMASVASASIIVLRYLGVWQIAELQTYDHLLRLHPQEEQDSRLLVVEVNEKDIQSLLEPTRGVKSISDSSLAKLIKKIQQYEPRIIGIDIYRDIPDSPDKTKQLELTRQLNQENVVVICKGKDSQHDPEGIQPPVGVPVDRQGFTDAVRDSDGIVRRQILMMKQESSSPCTTPFSFSFQLAARYLFRENIQHDLTNEAVIFQSASGVTKFQRLKALKSGAYQQGMSLGGIQIPINYRNANFEQVSVEDILSDRVKSEAIKDKVIFIGVTAQSLRDTFPTPYSVSQEPYQETPGVLIQAHMTSQIISAVLDKRPVFWVLPYWGDILWIWGWSLVSGLVVLLVRSHLIKICSIGISIIVLYGVCTVIFFIQGAWLPLVPSAFAVLLASGTVLVLKPKL, encoded by the coding sequence ATGGATAAACTAGTAGTCTTTAGCTTGTTGGCAGGTGATTTAAATCAAGGGTTTCCCGCAGTTACTGCCCAAGTTTGGGATCATAGTAGGCAGTACCCGATGAAATTTACCAGTAGTCTGCCACCACTACCAGAACTGCCCGAATTATATCGTCGATGGCATCTGGTTTACAAAGCTCTCCATCAGCGTTTGATTTGGCGTCCACGTATTAAAATCCATACATCAGATATTACTCATGTCTCTGTCAGTGAATTTGGTGAAATCAGTCAAAAATTACAAGATTTGATCAATAAATGGTTAAACTCAGATCCATTCCAAAATTTAGTCCAACAGTTACGGACGCTATTGAACAAAGATGAAGCAATTCGAGTAATTTTTGAAACTAATATTCACTTACTACAGCGACTACCTTGGCATTTGTGGAATTTTTTGGACGATTATCGCTATGCAGAAGTAGCGTTAGCGCCTCATGAATATACATCTCCTATTATCAAAGATAAATTATCTACAGGTAAGGTGAAAATTCTCGCTATATTGGGTAATAGTGAGGGTATTGATATTAGTAAAGACCGTGATTTGCTACAAGGTTTAAAAGATGCTGAAACTGAGTTTTTAGTAGAACCAACACGTATAGAAGTTAACCAACAGTTGTGGAATCATGATTGGGATATCTTATTTTTTGCCGGACATAGTTTGAGTCAACCTGATGGTGAAACTGGGAAAATTTATATTAATTCAACGGAGAGTTTAGCAATTCCTCAATTAAAAAATGCTTTGCAAAACGCGATCGCGCGGGGTTTAAAAATCGCTATTTTTAATTCTTGTGATGGCATAGGTTTAGCACGAGATTTAGGAGATTTAAATATTCCCCAAGTTATTGTCATGCGCGAACCAGTACCAGATTTGGTAGCGCAGGAATTCTTAAAAAACTTTCTGGTTGCCTTTGCTGGTGGTAAGCTTTTGTATTCAGCAGTACGAGAGGCACGGGAAAGACTCCAAGGATGGGAAAATGATTTTCCTTGCGCTAGTTGGTTGCCAGTTATTTGTCAAAATCCAGCCACACCGCCTGTAACTTGGAAAGAATTATGTGGTAATTATAATGATACTAGCTCTATAAAATCTCATATTTTGCAGAAAATCCTTACTAGCTGTTTGATGGCTAGTGTTGCATCTGCATCCATTATTGTGTTGAGATATTTAGGAGTTTGGCAAATAGCAGAATTACAAACTTATGATCATTTATTACGATTGCACCCCCAAGAAGAACAAGATTCTAGATTGTTGGTTGTAGAAGTAAATGAAAAAGATATTCAAAGTTTATTAGAACCGACACGAGGAGTAAAATCAATATCTGACTCTTCTTTAGCCAAATTAATCAAGAAAATACAACAATATGAACCTAGAATTATTGGTATAGATATCTATCGGGATATTCCTGATTCACCTGATAAAACAAAACAATTAGAACTGACAAGACAGTTAAATCAAGAGAATGTAGTTGTGATTTGCAAAGGCAAAGATAGCCAACATGACCCCGAAGGCATCCAACCTCCTGTGGGAGTTCCTGTTGACCGCCAAGGCTTTACTGATGCGGTGCGCGACTCTGATGGTATCGTTCGCCGTCAAATTTTAATGATGAAGCAAGAATCTTCTTCTCCTTGCACTACACCTTTCTCTTTCAGCTTCCAACTAGCTGCACGCTACCTGTTTAGAGAAAATATTCAACATGACTTGACAAATGAGGCGGTAATTTTTCAATCTGCCAGTGGTGTAACAAAGTTTCAACGATTAAAAGCTCTTAAAAGTGGAGCTTATCAACAAGGCATGAGTCTAGGCGGTATTCAAATACCAATTAATTATCGCAACGCTAATTTTGAGCAAGTTAGTGTTGAAGATATATTAAGCGATCGCGTAAAATCTGAAGCTATCAAAGATAAAGTAATTTTCATTGGAGTCACAGCCCAAAGCTTGAGAGATACTTTTCCTACGCCCTATAGTGTGTCACAAGAACCTTATCAAGAAACTCCAGGGGTATTGATTCAAGCACATATGACTAGTCAAATTATTAGTGCTGTTTTAGATAAAAGGCCTGTATTTTGGGTGCTGCCTTATTGGGGTGATATTCTTTGGATTTGGGGTTGGAGTTTAGTTAGTGGCTTGGTTGTTTTGTTAGTGCGATCGCATTTAATAAAAATATGCTCAATAGGTATCAGCATTATAGTTTTATATGGCGTTTGTACTGTTATTTTCTTCATCCAAGGAGCCTGGTTGCCTTTGGTGCCATCGGCTTTTGCCGTTCTACTTGCCAGTGGCACAGTGTTAGTATTGAAACCAAAGTTATAG
- a CDS encoding CHAT domain-containing protein — translation MMTKFIILFLVGLYLSFIPISFAQQPATNSYIMQSAIAIPEQLIEQGESLYRAGNFQQAITVLQQAVRIYESHKDYIRQAVALSNLALAYQQLGLLPDAENAIDTSLNLLSWDAKRQKLKVNHQNSEVMEVLVDTLNIQAGLQLELGKTELALATYQQVEKVWQQLGNNIGVTRSKINQAQALRVSGFYRRALNMLQDANKNLQTQPDSPMKVTALRSLSNALQLSGDLEKSQEVVQQSITIAEKLQLPQDISNGELSLGNTLRIKGEFSKAIAHYQKAAEVTPNPLTKVQAQINQLSLLVEMEKIADAKALIAIIQSQLPSLPVNRSSIYARINFARNSRNISNSQDIARILAESWQQAQTIKDALAQSYALGSLGEIYEQTKQWQYAQKLTEKALLIAQELQASDVAYLWQWQLGRLLRQQGNLPAAIASYDAAIATLESLRSDLVAVNRDVQFNFRDSVEPIYRQSVELLFQEKAQRQPDLEKVRKRIEALQVAELDNFFREACLNNQFVVLDKIVDQDNPKTAIFYPIILENQLEIILKLPNKPLIYKTAFVSGKEVEQVIIQLRKDIVQPEKTKKVKALSQQLYNWLIKPYEADLNSSGVNTLVFIPDGFLRNIPMAVLYDGEQYLIEKYALALSPGLQLFTPKQLKQGNFTALIGGLSEIPQNEKFAPLPNVKDELNQIQQLGIKTTTLLNENFNSKKLEQIINDQPYRIVHLATHGKFSSKATETFILAYDKRIYVGELDSLLRSRGEKRTEPVELLVLSACETAAGDNRATLGLAGVAIKAGARSTLASLWNINDDSTTFLITEFYRQLTTGKLSKAEALRQAQIKMLKQNNYSRPAEWAPYIMVGNWL, via the coding sequence ATGATGACAAAGTTCATAATCTTATTTTTAGTTGGACTCTATCTCAGCTTTATTCCTATAAGTTTTGCTCAACAACCAGCCACAAATAGTTATATTATGCAATCTGCGATCGCTATACCAGAACAGTTAATTGAGCAAGGAGAAAGTCTGTATCGTGCCGGAAATTTTCAGCAAGCAATAACAGTTCTGCAACAAGCTGTCCGCATCTATGAATCACACAAAGATTATATTCGCCAAGCAGTAGCTTTAAGCAATCTGGCGCTGGCATATCAGCAACTTGGCTTATTGCCAGATGCTGAAAATGCTATTGATACAAGCTTAAATTTGTTGAGTTGGGATGCAAAACGTCAAAAATTAAAAGTTAATCACCAAAACTCAGAAGTTATGGAAGTTTTGGTGGACACTTTAAATATTCAAGCAGGACTACAACTGGAATTAGGCAAGACAGAACTAGCTTTGGCAACTTATCAACAAGTAGAGAAAGTTTGGCAGCAACTGGGAAATAACATTGGTGTCACTCGTAGCAAAATCAACCAAGCCCAAGCCTTAAGGGTTTCTGGTTTCTACCGTCGGGCGTTGAACATGCTGCAAGATGCAAACAAAAACTTGCAAACTCAACCTGATTCGCCCATGAAAGTCACAGCTTTGCGTTCCCTCAGCAATGCATTGCAACTATCAGGTGATTTAGAAAAATCTCAAGAAGTTGTGCAGCAAAGTATCACAATTGCTGAGAAATTGCAATTACCCCAAGATATCAGCAATGGCGAGTTGAGCTTAGGTAATACACTCAGAATTAAGGGTGAATTTTCTAAAGCGATCGCTCACTATCAAAAAGCTGCTGAAGTTACACCAAACCCCTTAACAAAAGTGCAAGCGCAAATTAATCAACTTAGCTTGCTGGTGGAAATGGAGAAGATAGCAGATGCTAAAGCACTGATTGCGATTATTCAATCGCAACTGCCAAGTTTACCTGTCAACCGTAGCAGTATTTACGCGCGGATCAATTTTGCCCGCAACAGCAGAAATATCAGTAATTCTCAAGATATTGCCCGCATACTGGCAGAAAGTTGGCAACAGGCACAAACTATCAAAGATGCACTAGCCCAATCCTATGCCCTTGGTAGTTTAGGAGAAATTTATGAACAAACCAAGCAATGGCAATACGCCCAGAAATTGACAGAAAAAGCATTATTGATTGCTCAGGAATTACAAGCTTCAGATGTAGCTTATCTTTGGCAGTGGCAGTTGGGAAGATTATTAAGACAACAAGGAAATTTACCAGCAGCGATCGCATCCTATGATGCTGCTATTGCTACACTTGAATCTCTCCGTAGCGATTTAGTCGCCGTTAACCGCGATGTGCAATTTAATTTCCGCGATAGTGTTGAACCCATTTATCGTCAGTCGGTAGAACTGTTGTTTCAAGAAAAAGCCCAACGCCAACCAGACTTAGAGAAAGTCCGCAAGCGCATTGAAGCCTTACAAGTTGCCGAGTTAGACAACTTTTTTAGAGAAGCTTGTCTGAATAACCAATTTGTAGTTCTTGACAAAATTGTAGATCAAGACAACCCCAAAACTGCTATATTTTACCCAATTATCTTAGAAAATCAGTTAGAAATTATCCTGAAGCTGCCTAATAAACCTTTGATTTATAAAACCGCTTTTGTCAGTGGCAAAGAAGTTGAACAAGTTATTATACAACTGCGAAAAGACATTGTTCAACCCGAAAAGACTAAAAAGGTTAAAGCACTTTCTCAACAACTTTATAACTGGTTAATTAAACCATACGAAGCAGATTTAAATAGTAGTGGCGTGAATACTTTGGTATTTATTCCTGATGGATTTTTGCGGAATATACCAATGGCTGTGTTGTATGATGGCGAACAATATTTAATTGAAAAATACGCGCTTGCCCTTAGCCCTGGATTACAATTATTTACTCCCAAACAATTAAAACAAGGAAATTTTACTGCTTTAATTGGAGGTCTATCAGAAATACCTCAAAATGAAAAATTTGCACCTCTTCCTAATGTCAAAGATGAACTGAATCAAATTCAACAACTGGGCATTAAAACAACCACACTTTTAAATGAAAATTTTAACAGTAAAAAATTAGAACAAATCATTAATGACCAACCTTACAGAATTGTCCACTTAGCAACTCATGGAAAATTTAGTTCTAAAGCGACGGAGACTTTCATTTTAGCCTATGACAAACGCATTTACGTTGGAGAACTTGATAGTTTGCTGAGAAGTCGAGGTGAAAAACGTACTGAACCAGTAGAATTGTTAGTACTTAGCGCCTGTGAAACGGCTGCTGGAGATAACCGTGCCACATTAGGATTAGCAGGAGTCGCTATTAAAGCTGGTGCGCGGAGTACATTAGCTTCACTATGGAATATTAATGATGATTCCACCACTTTTTTAATCACTGAATTTTACCGTCAATTAACTACAGGTAAGTTATCTAAAGCAGAAGCGTTACGACAAGCCCAAATTAAGATGTTAAAACAAAATAATTACAGCCGCCCTGCTGAATGGGCACCTTATATCATGGTAGGAAATTGGTTGTAA